A region from the Campylobacter blaseri genome encodes:
- a CDS encoding ABC transporter substrate-binding protein, translating into MKRREFLSLGSAFGISAFAPNLFAKENFTIYGAPAVPSAIIAIASLQGKLSKSMNTELKIWKTPDQLRAGVASKTFKVMMSPSNVGVNLKNQNQNVAMLNILTESIQNIITKDKNIKELGDLEGKKMIMPFKNDMPDLIFHALCKKQGVDVSKIDITYTTTPPESMLMLLQSKDYVASILPEPMGTAAIFKGKKLGVSIHRSIAIHKEWGKSFNTANSIPQAGMIVDVDYYNNHIKEFEVFHEDLKNALIWLNGNKQSAAEIASAYLPANKIIIANSFEHANLCVKKASDIRDEIMEFFEIMFEFNPKILGGKMPDKGFFL; encoded by the coding sequence ATGAAAAGAAGAGAATTTTTAAGTTTAGGAAGTGCTTTTGGTATAAGTGCATTTGCACCAAATTTATTTGCAAAAGAGAACTTTACAATATACGGTGCACCAGCAGTTCCTAGTGCGATAATAGCAATAGCGTCGTTGCAAGGCAAACTTTCAAAGAGTATGAATACAGAGCTTAAAATTTGGAAAACACCTGATCAACTTAGAGCAGGAGTGGCAAGCAAAACTTTTAAAGTTATGATGAGTCCATCAAATGTTGGTGTAAATTTGAAAAACCAAAATCAAAATGTCGCAATGCTAAATATATTAACTGAAAGTATTCAAAATATAATAACAAAAGATAAAAATATAAAAGAACTTGGCGATTTAGAAGGTAAAAAGATGATAATGCCCTTTAAAAATGATATGCCAGATCTTATATTTCACGCACTTTGCAAAAAACAAGGAGTTGATGTCTCAAAAATAGATATAACCTACACAACTACGCCACCAGAAAGTATGCTTATGCTTTTACAATCAAAAGATTATGTGGCATCAATTTTACCTGAACCTATGGGAACTGCTGCTATTTTTAAAGGTAAAAAATTAGGTGTTTCAATTCATAGAAGCATTGCTATACATAAAGAGTGGGGAAAGAGCTTTAATACAGCAAATTCAATACCTCAAGCTGGTATGATAGTTGATGTGGATTATTATAATAATCATATTAAAGAATTTGAAGTATTTCACGAAGACTTAAAAAATGCTCTAATTTGGTTAAATGGCAACAAACAAAGCGCAGCAGAGATTGCAAGTGCATATCTACCTGCAAATAAAATCATAATTGCTAACTCTTTTGAACATGCAAATTTATGTGTAAAAAAAGCTAGCGATATTAGAGATGAGATAATGGAATTTTTTGAAATTATGTTTGAGTTTAATCCTAAAATTTTGGGTGGGAAAATGCCAGATAAAGGATTTTTTCTATGA
- a CDS encoding ABC transporter permease, which yields MIITDGVPRHRNIVIKIFDYLWGGFATLSVIFLMVAIWQIGHEYFGSFILPSPIESAKKAFEILKNYSNSEINITLQRTIIGIGIACIGGIMAGLIAGYFKTMSLLLKPISTFLLAMPPIIWVVLALFWFGFGNASTIFTIIVTVIPLTFASSMIAMATVDESLKEVFDIYNLSIFKKIKHLYIPHIIPYIISSISIAFGMGVKIVIMVELLSSTSGVGSKIADARSMLEMDIVLGYTLLIIVFISLFEYLVIKPLEILLMPWRR from the coding sequence ATGATAATAACTGATGGAGTACCAAGACATCGTAATATTGTTATAAAAATATTTGACTATCTTTGGGGTGGTTTTGCCACCCTAAGTGTTATTTTTTTAATGGTAGCTATTTGGCAAATAGGACATGAATATTTTGGAAGTTTCATACTGCCATCGCCTATTGAGTCTGCAAAAAAGGCTTTTGAAATTTTAAAAAACTATAGCAATAGTGAGATTAATATAACTCTTCAAAGAACTATAATTGGGATTGGAATTGCTTGCATTGGTGGCATAATGGCAGGACTAATTGCTGGTTATTTTAAAACTATGAGTTTGCTTTTAAAGCCAATATCCACTTTTTTACTTGCTATGCCCCCAATTATTTGGGTAGTTTTAGCTCTATTTTGGTTTGGATTTGGAAATGCAAGTACTATTTTTACGATAATTGTAACGGTAATTCCACTAACTTTTGCCTCTTCAATGATAGCTATGGCAACTGTTGATGAGAGCTTAAAAGAGGTTTTTGATATATATAATTTAAGCATATTTAAAAAGATAAAGCATCTATACATACCACATATCATTCCATATATCATAAGCTCCATTAGTATAGCTTTTGGTATGGGGGTAAAGATTGTCATTATGGTAGAGTTGCTAAGCTCAACAAGTGGTGTAGGCTCTAAAATAGCTGATGCAAGAAGTATGCTTGAGATGGATATAGTTTTAGGATACACACTTTTAATCATAGTTTTCATCTCACTTTTTGAATACCTAGTTATAAAACCGCTTGAAATTTTACTTATGCCTTGGAGAAGATAG
- a CDS encoding ATP-binding cassette domain-containing protein, producing the protein MLELKNVEFEILKEKIVKDFSLVLNYGETKTLFGPSGCGKTTILRIISKLEIPKKGIVVNKFKKISYLFQENRLLDNLTALDNVLLCMNKPDENLVLEHFNLVGLEKKDAYKYPYELSGGMAKRVSFMRAYLSGADLILLDEPFVGLDMDLRNILVNLLAKKLEEKSIACILVTHDRFEAVMMSDEVLFLSKKQAVVKNKVTFDTLPSKRDIAFIQKAVDINFKGVIYYD; encoded by the coding sequence GTGTTAGAACTTAAAAATGTAGAATTTGAAATTTTGAAAGAAAAAATTGTAAAAGACTTCTCTTTAGTTTTAAATTATGGAGAAACTAAAACTTTATTTGGACCATCTGGATGCGGAAAAACAACTATTTTAAGAATTATAAGCAAATTAGAAATACCAAAAAAAGGAATAGTTGTCAATAAATTTAAAAAAATATCATATCTATTTCAAGAAAATAGGCTCTTAGATAATTTAACAGCACTTGATAATGTGCTTTTGTGTATGAATAAGCCTGATGAAAATTTAGTATTAGAGCACTTCAATTTAGTAGGTTTAGAAAAAAAAGATGCATATAAATATCCATATGAATTAAGTGGAGGAATGGCAAAAAGAGTCTCATTTATGAGAGCTTATTTAAGTGGTGCTGATCTAATTCTTTTAGATGAACCATTTGTTGGTCTTGATATGGATTTAAGAAATATACTAGTAAATTTACTAGCAAAAAAACTTGAAGAAAAAAGTATAGCTTGCATCTTGGTAACTCATGATAGATTTGAGGCAGTTATGATGTCTGATGAAGTGCTGTTTTTAAGCAAAAAACAAGCTGTGGTTAAAAATAAAGTAACTTTTGATACCCTGCCATCAAAAAGAGATATTGCTTTTATACAAAAAGCTGTAGATATTAATTTTAAAGGGGTTATTTATTATGATTAA